The DNA window GGGGCCGAGGTGGTCGCCCGCTGGAAGGCGGGCACCTGATGGCGGGCAAGTACTTCGACGAATGGCAGGTGGGCGAACGGATCGAGCATCCGATCCGCCGCACCGTGACGGAAACCGACAATCTCCTGTTCTCGACCATGACCCACAATCCGCAGCCGCTCCACCTCGATGCCGAGGCGGCGAAGGCCAGCGGGTTCGGGCAGATCCTCGTCAATTCGACCTTCACCTTCGCGCTGTTGGTCGGCCTGTCGGTGGGCGAAACGACATTGGGCACGCTGGTCGCCAATCTCGGCTTCACCGATGTCGTGACGCCCAAGCCGGTGTTCATCGGCGACACTCTGCACGCTGTGACCGAGGTGAAGGAATTGCGCGACAGCAAGTCGCGACCCGATGCGGGGATCGTCACCTTCCTCCATGAAATGGTGAACCAGCGTGGCGAGACCGTGTGCCGCTGCGAGCGCACGGCGCTGCTCCAGCGCACACCTTCGGGGACCTAACCGTGCCGCGTTCGTTCCTTTTTCGGAAGGAACGCGCATGGCCGAGGATCAAAGTCGCAGCGTCAGGTCGATCGGCGACGTCGTCGACGGCATCGAGGATGTCGCTGAGCGCGAGGATGCGGTCGGCGTGGGCGATCTCGCCCGCGAATTCGGCAGCCGCAGCTTCGCGCCTTTCATGCTCATCCTCGCGCTGGTCGGGATCACGCCGGTCGGGACGATCCCCAGTGTTCCAACCTTCATCGCGCTTTCGATCGCCCTGGTCGCCGGGCAGCAGGCCTTCGGGCGCGAGGCGATCTGGCTGCCGGACTTCATCCGGGGCCGCTCGGTCGGGTCGGGCAGGCTGAGCAAGGGCGAAAGCAAGCTCCACAAGGTTGCGGATGTGCTCGACCGTCTTGCAAAAAAGCGCCTCACCGCCTTCGCCAGCGGGCCGGCGCTGCGCGTCGTCGCTGCGCTGATCGTCGTACTGTGCTGTTTCGTGCCGGTGCTCGAGTTCGTGCCCTTCGCTGCCGCCGGGCCTTTCCTCGCCATCGCTCTCCTGTCGCTCGCCATGCTGGTGCGCGACGGGCTGGTGATGCTGATCGGAGGCGCGCTTGCAATCGCGGCGCTATTCTACGGCGGCACCACCCTCGCTTGGTGATGCGGCCGGCGGATCGCCGCCCAGCGCCTGCCACAGCAGCACCCGCGCGCGCCGGGCCCGTCCGATCGCCGCTGCCGCGCGTTCGCCGCTCGCATCGGCGGCGCGGCGCGCTTCCAGCACCGTGAGGAAATCGGCCAGCCCTGCGCGGTAACGCACATCGGCGAGCGCGGCGGCGCGATCGAGCTGGTCACGCTCGCGGACCGCCTTCTGCGCCTCTTCATCGCTCGCTTCGATCAGGCCGTAGGCGGCCTCGGCATCGCCCAGTGCCTGGAACACCGCGCCGCGATAGGCCGCGAAGGCGGCGCGCTTGCCCGCTGCGGCGCTGTCGATTTCGGCCTCGATCCGCCCGAAATCGAGCAGCGGCCCGGCCACTCCGGCAGTAAGGTTGCCGACGATCGAATTGCTGTCGAACAGGTTCTCGGGGTCGAAGGCGAGCAGGCCGATGACCGCCGAAAGGGTGAGCCGCGGAAACCGCGCGCGCGCCGCGGCGGCGAGATCGGCATCGCTCGCGGCCAGTTCCGCGCTCGCGGCGAGTACGTCGGGGCGGTTGGCGAGCAATTCGGAGGGCAGCGCCATCGGCGCTTCGGGGACTTCGGCGGCGGGTCCGGTGGCAGCGAGGGCCGAGGAGACGCCCGCAGCGTCCATGCCCGTCAGCGCCACCAGCCGCCCGACGATCCGCACCCGCTCGCTTTCGAGAGCAGCGAGCCGCGATCCCGAGGCGCTCGCCTGCGCCTCGGCACGGACCCGGTCGAAGCCAGGGGCGAGTCCAGCCATCTCGCGCGTGGCGGCAAGCGCGGCGAGCCGCGACGCTGCCGCTTCGTCCGCCTCGAGCGCGGCGCGGCGCGCATCGAGCGTGCGCCAGTCGATCACGCTCGCGGCGATCTCGGCCAGCAGCGCGTTGCGCACCGCTGCTGCCTGCGCGCTCGAAGCGTCGATCCGGGCGAGCGCAGCTCGTTCTTTCGCGCGCAGCTGGCCGAAAAGGTCCGGGTCCCAGCTTGCCGCGACATTCGCGCCATATTGCGTGAGGTTGCGCGGGATCAGGCCGCTTGCTCCAGCTTCGCCGAACTGCGCAGGGTTGATGCGCTGTTCGCGCAGGCTCGCATCGGCGGTGACATTGGGCAGGCGTTCCGCCCCGGCGCGTGCCGCGCGACCGCGCGCCAGATCGATCCGGGCGAGCGCTTCGGCAAGGCTCGGAGCGCGTTCCATCGCCGTTTCGGCAAGGGCGGCGAAGGCTTGGTCCTCGCGTGGCAGCAGGCTCGCCAGCGATGCGCCCGTCTCGCCCGTGGGAGCGTGGAAGAAAGCGCCGGGAAGCTCGGGCGGCGGCGTCGCGATCTCGGGCGCAGGCTTGAGACCGCAGGCGCCGAGCGCAAGAGGCAGCGCGAGCGCGAGCGCAAGCCGGGGGGAGGGGCGCGGCGTCACTCCTGGCCGCCCTTTGCCGGGATGAAGGCATCGACCTGCTGCCCGACCCGGAATGCTTCGGCTTCGGGCACATCGGAGGGAAGCGCATAGATCAGCTGGAGCACGCGCACATCGACCCTCTCGGCTGCGCTGTTCGTCAACTGGCGCTTGGGCACGACCTGCGGTTCGGCGCGCACGAAATTCGCACGCACCTGGATTTTTGCCGCCCCGCGCGGGGAGATGATCGCGGGCGCTCCGATCCTCACCCGCACCGCCTCGTTCTCGTCGATATCGACGCGGACGTGAAGCGGGTCCGTCCGGCCCATCTGGATGAAGGGCACGCTGCTGCCTCCGCCCTGCGTGGCGACGAATTCGCCCGGGCGGATATTGACCGCGAGGATCTCGCCCGCGATCGGCGCGCGCACTGTCAGGCGGTCGAGTTCGGTGCGCACGCTCTGGGCACGAGCCTGCGCAACGGAAAGCCGTGCGCGGGCGAGTTGGAGCCGGCTGGCCGCGGCGGCTTCCTCGCCCTCGGCGCGGATCACCTCAGAGCGGCTGACGGCGGCCGGGTCGTCGATCTCGCGGTAGAGCGCGAGCTGTTCGCGCGCCGTCGCCCGTGCGGCGCTTGCCTCGGCGATGGCGGCATGCGCCTCGCGGATCGCTGCTTCGGCTTCGGCGAGCTGGGCCCGTGCGGCGCGCGGATCGACTGTGAACAGCGTCTCGCCCGCCGTCACCATATCGCCCGGCTCGACCCGGACGGATGTGACGAGGCCGGACAGGGCCGAGCCGATATCGATGATTTCGCTCGCCGGTTCGACGAGACCGGTGCCTGCGACGCGCGGACCTTCGGCAAGTGCGCCGGCGGGCTTGGGCGGCTGTTCAGCAGGCTCGCTGGTGGTGCGGTCGGGAAGGATCGAGGCGATGTAGAGTACGCCGAAGATGATGCTTACAAGCGCGAGCAGCGGCAGCACCTGGCGGGAGAAGCTCACATTAGCGGGAAGAAGGGACATGCGTTTCTCGGCGGATGGGGAACTGGAAAAAGCGGCGGGGCATCACTGATCCTCGGGCATGTCGGCGCCGTCATGAATGACGCGTCCGTCCTCGAGCACGAGGATGCGGTCGGCGAGATCGAAGATGCGGTTGTCATGTGTCACGATGATGCAGGCCCGGTCCTCGGCCACTGCGACTTCGCGAAGCAGGTCCATTACCCGCCTGCCGGAGCGTGCATCGAGCGCGGCGGTCGGCTCGTCGCACACCACGAGGCGCG is part of the Erythrobacter litoralis genome and encodes:
- a CDS encoding efflux transporter outer membrane subunit, coding for MTPRPSPRLALALALPLALGACGLKPAPEIATPPPELPGAFFHAPTGETGASLASLLPREDQAFAALAETAMERAPSLAEALARIDLARGRAARAGAERLPNVTADASLREQRINPAQFGEAGASGLIPRNLTQYGANVAASWDPDLFGQLRAKERAALARIDASSAQAAAVRNALLAEIAASVIDWRTLDARRAALEADEAAASRLAALAATREMAGLAPGFDRVRAEAQASASGSRLAALESERVRIVGRLVALTGMDAAGVSSALAATGPAAEVPEAPMALPSELLANRPDVLAASAELAASDADLAAAARARFPRLTLSAVIGLLAFDPENLFDSNSIVGNLTAGVAGPLLDFGRIEAEIDSAAAGKRAAFAAYRGAVFQALGDAEAAYGLIEASDEEAQKAVRERDQLDRAAALADVRYRAGLADFLTVLEARRAADASGERAAAAIGRARRARVLLWQALGGDPPAASPSEGGAAVE
- a CDS encoding efflux RND transporter periplasmic adaptor subunit, coding for MSLLPANVSFSRQVLPLLALVSIIFGVLYIASILPDRTTSEPAEQPPKPAGALAEGPRVAGTGLVEPASEIIDIGSALSGLVTSVRVEPGDMVTAGETLFTVDPRAARAQLAEAEAAIREAHAAIAEASAARATAREQLALYREIDDPAAVSRSEVIRAEGEEAAAASRLQLARARLSVAQARAQSVRTELDRLTVRAPIAGEILAVNIRPGEFVATQGGGSSVPFIQMGRTDPLHVRVDIDENEAVRVRIGAPAIISPRGAAKIQVRANFVRAEPQVVPKRQLTNSAAERVDVRVLQLIYALPSDVPEAEAFRVGQQVDAFIPAKGGQE
- a CDS encoding exopolysaccharide biosynthesis protein, with the translated sequence MAEDQSRSVRSIGDVVDGIEDVAEREDAVGVGDLAREFGSRSFAPFMLILALVGITPVGTIPSVPTFIALSIALVAGQQAFGREAIWLPDFIRGRSVGSGRLSKGESKLHKVADVLDRLAKKRLTAFASGPALRVVAALIVVLCCFVPVLEFVPFAAAGPFLAIALLSLAMLVRDGLVMLIGGALAIAALFYGGTTLAW
- a CDS encoding MaoC family dehydratase, translated to MAGKYFDEWQVGERIEHPIRRTVTETDNLLFSTMTHNPQPLHLDAEAAKASGFGQILVNSTFTFALLVGLSVGETTLGTLVANLGFTDVVTPKPVFIGDTLHAVTEVKELRDSKSRPDAGIVTFLHEMVNQRGETVCRCERTALLQRTPSGT